A stretch of Haloprofundus halophilus DNA encodes these proteins:
- a CDS encoding inorganic phosphate transporter produces the protein MVAVETLATFVVAAIASLFMAWAIGAGSSGSTPFAPAVGANAISVMRAGFIVGILGFAGAVLQGASVTEAVGTELIVGVQLSAIAAIVGLLTAAALVAVGVFTGYPIATAFTVTGAVVGVGLALGGAPAWAKYQEIVALWVLTPFVGGGIAYATAKTLRSERVAERTAVPFLAGLVGALVANVQFSVLGPGSAGASIATAAATRLGIPSVSGVPVGRLVVTLALAALVTAALYREMRRDAAAGQRRFLLALGGLVAFSAGGSQVGLAIGPLVPLLGPATPIPLVVVLVGGGLGLLAGSWTGAPRMIKAIAQDYSSLGPRRSIAALIPSFAIAQAAVAFGIPVSFNEIIVSAIIGSGYAAGGSGVSRQKMLYTVLAWVGSLALALALGYGIFTGVDLLLSP, from the coding sequence ATGGTAGCCGTCGAAACCCTCGCGACGTTCGTCGTAGCGGCCATCGCCAGCCTGTTCATGGCGTGGGCCATCGGTGCCGGGTCGTCGGGGTCGACGCCGTTCGCCCCCGCCGTCGGAGCCAACGCCATCTCCGTGATGCGGGCGGGCTTCATCGTCGGCATCCTGGGGTTCGCCGGGGCCGTATTGCAGGGCGCGAGCGTCACCGAGGCGGTCGGCACGGAGCTCATCGTCGGCGTCCAACTGTCGGCCATCGCGGCGATAGTCGGACTGCTGACCGCCGCGGCGCTCGTCGCCGTCGGCGTCTTCACCGGCTACCCCATCGCCACGGCGTTCACCGTCACCGGCGCCGTCGTCGGCGTGGGGCTCGCTCTCGGCGGCGCTCCCGCGTGGGCGAAGTACCAGGAAATCGTGGCGCTGTGGGTTCTCACGCCGTTCGTCGGCGGCGGCATCGCCTACGCGACGGCCAAGACCCTCCGGTCCGAACGTGTCGCCGAACGGACCGCCGTACCGTTCCTCGCGGGCCTCGTCGGCGCGCTCGTCGCCAACGTCCAGTTCTCGGTGCTTGGTCCGGGGAGCGCCGGGGCGAGCATCGCAACCGCCGCGGCGACCCGACTCGGCATCCCGTCGGTGTCCGGCGTTCCCGTCGGCCGTCTCGTCGTGACACTCGCCCTCGCGGCGCTCGTCACCGCCGCGCTGTACCGGGAGATGCGACGCGACGCCGCCGCCGGCCAGCGACGGTTCCTCCTGGCGCTCGGCGGCCTCGTCGCCTTCTCGGCCGGCGGCAGTCAGGTCGGCCTCGCCATCGGACCGCTCGTGCCGCTCCTGGGCCCGGCGACGCCGATTCCGCTGGTCGTCGTCCTGGTCGGCGGGGGTCTCGGGCTCCTGGCCGGGTCGTGGACGGGCGCGCCGCGGATGATAAAAGCCATCGCACAGGACTACTCCTCGCTCGGGCCGCGGCGCTCCATCGCGGCGCTCATCCCCTCGTTCGCCATCGCGCAGGCGGCCGTCGCCTTCGGCATCCCCGTCTCGTTCAACGAGATCATCGTCAGCGCCATCATCGGCAGCGGCTACGCCGCCGGCGGGAGCGGCGTGAGTCGGCAGAAGATGCTGTACACGGTGCTGGCGTGGGTCGGGTCGCTGGCGCTGGCACTCGCGTTAGGGTACGGAATCTTCACCGGCGTCGACCTGCTCTTGTCGCCCTGA